One part of the Malus sylvestris chromosome 2, drMalSylv7.2, whole genome shotgun sequence genome encodes these proteins:
- the LOC126602571 gene encoding endoglucanase 14-like, producing the protein MNIGIIKTKSTNSRSGGGGGRDYGDALTKSLLFYEAQRSGKLPSTQRVQWRGDSGLKDGSDAGVDLVGGYYDAGDNVKFGFPMAFTITMLSWSTLEFTKQLEAKDELSNALDAIKWGTDYLIKAHTAPNVLYGEVGDGDSDHECWQRPEDMTTPRTTFKIDEQHPGSDLAGETAAALAAASIAFKDKNPKYASDLLTHAKQLFEFARNHPGIYSNSISAAGKFYASSGYEDELLWAASWLHRATDDKTYLDNLGQAGNTGGGARTVFAWDDKFIGAQVLVAKLVLEGKVDSAGAWGQYKSQAEQFICSCIQKGNNNVKKTPGGLLWFLPWNNLQYTSTAVFVATAYSEYLNAKHASIQCPGGIVKPSDLIALAQSQVDYILGSNPEGMSFMVGFGTKYPTQVHHRGASIVSIKENSTPVSCKAGFDLWFNKTSPNPNVLDGAIVGGPDENDGYSDSRSNFQMAEPATVSTAPLVGVLARLALVNW; encoded by the exons ACTATGGCGATGCTCTCACCAAGTCTTTGTTGTTTTACGAGGCTCAACGTTCCGGTAAATTGCCTTCCACGCAAAGAGTGCAATGGCGTGGAGATTCTGGGCTTAAAGATGGAAGTGATGCTGGT GTTGATCTTGTGGGAGGATATTATGATGCTGGTGACAATGTCAAGTTTGGATTTCCCATGGCATTCACAATAACAATGCTTTCATGGAGTACATTGGAGTTCACCAAACAACTCGAGGCCAAGGATGAGCTATCAAATGCATTGGATGCCATCAAATGGGGAACGGATTATCTGATCAAAGCACACACTGCGCCGAATGTCCTCTATGGTGAAGTTGGTGATGGTGATTCAGATCATGAGTGCTGGCAGAGACCCGAAGACATGACCACTCCGCGAACAACCTTTAAGATTGATGAGCAACACCCAGGATCTGACCTTGCCGGTGAAACTGCTGCTGCTTTGGCTGCAGCTTCCATTGCTTTCAaggataaaaaccctaaatatgcaTCCGACCTTTTGACGCATGCAAAACAA TTATTCGAGTTTGCTCGCAATCACCCTGGCATTTATTCGAATAGCATTTCAGCAGCAGGAAAATTCTATGCCAGCAGTGGATATGAG GATGAGCTATTATGGGCTGCTTCATGGCTCCATCGTGCTACTGATGATAAAACCTACCTGGATAATCTTGGCCAAGCAGGCAATACTGGTGGTGGTGCTAGAACTGTGTTTGCTTGGGATGACAAGTTTATTGGCGCACAAGTCCTTGTTGCAAAG CTTGTTTTGGAGGGCAAGGTAGACTCTGCAGGTGCATGGGGACAATACAAGAGCCAAGCTGAGCAATTCATTTGCTCTTGCATTCAAAAAGGTAATAACAATGTGAAGAAGACGCCTGGTGGGTTGTTATGGTTTTTGCCATGGAACAATCTTCAGTACACTTCAACTGCTGTATTTGTCGCAACCGCATATTCAGAGTACTTGAACGCCAAGCATGCCTCCATTCAATGCCCTGGCGGCATTGTCAAGCCGTCTGATCTTATTGCCTTGGCCCAGTCACAG GTGGACTATATCTTGGGATCGAATCCAGAGGGTATGAGTTTCATGGTTGGATTTGGGACAAAATATCCGACCCAAGTTCACCACAGAGGAGCATCCATTGTTTCAATCAAGGAGAATTCAACTCCTGTTTCATGCAAAGCTGGGTTCGACTTGTGGTTCAACAAGACCTCGCCAAACCCGAATGTATTGGATGGAGCAATCGTTGGTGGCCCGGATGAGAATGATGGCTACTCAGATTCAAGGTCGAACTTCCAAATGGCTGAACCAGCAACTGTTTCTACAGCACCACTAGTAGGTGTCCTCGCTAGGCTTGCCTTAGTTAATTGGTAG